TTAGCAGATGAGAACACTCTGGGAGTAGATGATGTTACTGGTCCAAAGAAAAGGTGATTCACGCTTTGAGTTATTAGATCTAAAAGTTTTATAGAGAACAAACGTTGTGATGGTGTTGTAATTTTAATGCAGGGTGATTGGACCTGCAATGCCATCGGCTGAGCTACTTGCTGCTGCAGCAAAGCTAACAGAAGCGCAAGCTGAACTCAGGTGCGTTTAATCGATTGCCAGTTCAAAGatttatcaatttttaatatGGTTAACTCGTTTCTTAATAAAGATTCTTTTGAAAATGCTTCAGAGAAGCTGAGCTAGAAGAGGATTCAGCATATTTTATTGGACCTGCTCCACCTGCTGTTGTTGCAGAAGTCGCATCGTCGAACGAGGCAGAGCGATTCGAAGAGGTTCTTACTTCTTAGTTTTATTCTGACGTTCAAATTGCAATTCTTGTATTCTATAGAGTGGCAACTCATACCCCTCCCGTGAGCAGGTGACACGGATCATGGAAGCTGAAGCTGATAGCCCATACGATGTTCTAGGAGTGAACCACAATATGGCTGCTGATAACATGAAGAAGAGGTAGGGTGTCTGGTACATTTTTTTTAGATCAATAAAAATGATTGCTAACTAATCAGTTCTATGATTGGTATATACACCTTGCCATTGCTTCTCTACGATATGTTTGTTCATTTATTCAACTTTGAGGTCTCTGTAATTTTTCCTGATGTGTCAATAATATGCAAGAACTAAGACAACTTTGGTGTGCAGATATTGGAAACTGTCTCTTTTAGTTCACCCAGACAAATGCTCTCATCCGCAAGCTCAGGAAGCTTTCGTTTTGCTGAATAAAGCTTTCAAAGAATTACAAGATCCAGAAAAGGTGAGGTTCTGAACTTCTTTGCTCTCTGAATCACGAGGCTAGCATAAGATTCTGTCCATCTCTTTCTATGTGGTTGTCTTAAAGTTGGGCTCGTCTGTGTATATCTAATAGATTATGTTCTGCAGCGAAAAGCTATGGATGACAAGATTAAACTTAAGGAGGAACAAGAGGCTTTTAAGGTATTTTTCCTGCTGAATTGATCGCTTTTTTATCTTTCAGGATAAGTCTGTGTATGTAAATCACTTAAGAAACATGGTGTACTTATTCCTCAGGCTGAATTACGCTCAATGCAAGAAGCAGCACAGTGGAGAAGATCCCAAGGTGACAATGACGATTCAGAATGCCATGCAAGCTCTTTAATCTCGTTGTCATTATGTGATGAATCAGTAATTGAGTCTTTCTCGGGTTTGCAGGCATATCAATGGAAGGCGATGAAGAGCTCCTAGCAGCAACCGAGGTTAAACCTGTACCTAAAAGAGACGAGTGGATGACGACCCTTCCTCCTGAAAGAAAGGTGAGAGAATCCACTTTTGAATTCGAAAACGCTTTTTAACTACCTTTCTAGGCTTCAAATTTTTCAGTCTCATCTGGAGCTCTTCTTTTGCAGACCGGGGTGCCTGTGCAGCAATCAACCACGACATTTAGCAGAAATGCTAGAGAAGGACGCGGAGACACTACTGCCTGGACTGATACTCCTATGGACAAAGCTGAAAGGGCAAAGATGAAGTAAGAATACACATATATTTCTAACCTCTCGCTAGCACTTGTAAACTGCATTTCTGATCCACGAGGTTATTTTGTGCCAGAGACGCATTGTGTCTCTCCATTTGAAGACGCTTAACTACTCGAACTTTAGCTATAGGACTACTATAGCTTGCCTAGAACTGAGTGTAGTTGTAGTGAGGTGGTTAGATTGCAGTTACTGAGGGCTGCGTTCGTAAAGATAAAAGTAAGAAACACACAATGACACAAACCACTTGTTTGTTTCAAGAAGTTGTAGTAATAGAGCTAAAGATACATTGTCTCAATCTTATCAGGTTCAGTATTAGCTATAGTTCTGCTATCACTAGCCTAGGACTGAACACAGCAGATTGTAGGCTATCTCTGCATACTGGTTGAGAGTGGGAACCTTCTCATCAGTCGAGTTGCAGTAATTTTGTGATTGcagtttcataaaaaaattcttatatcACTGTTCTTTTGGGTGATGCAGCTACTTAGAGGCGTACAACAAGGCGAATGCGCTTGCTTCAAATGAAGAGGTGAATATGAAAAGAAGCCTAGATGCTGATCTTGTGGACAAGTACAACAAAGAGAAAAGATCAAAGTCTTTGGTAGAGAAGCACAGGGAAGAGTCTACTTCTTCATCTTCAAGCCgtctcaagaagaagaagaaattgtCTTCGTCTTCGTCCAAGGAGAAAAATGAGGACGAGTGGGTGGGGAAACATCCATGGAAGCCATGGGACCGTGAGAACGACCTCACCGCCGGGAGACAGAAGGTAAAACTTGACGCTGAGGGTATGGCTGAAGGTTTGGCTTCCAAGTTTTCTTCTGGCAATTTCCAAAGAAGCTTTCTTTGAAGCTCTTGTTTACATGTTATGAGATATGTATTGCAGAAGATTTATTTGAGGCTATACAAGTAAAGTTACTCTTTTTCCTCTTGATTTGGGAAATTAACAAATAAACTTGGTTTATTTTCTACcaaatttattttacttttgtatGTTGTCTCTTTCAACAAATCTCATACATACAATAGTACATTGTATGTGTTCTATGAAGTGATGTTAAGTTCAGTTGGGGTAGAAATGAGCGGAGTCTAATTAAGAAATATCTTTAGGTATAGCGTTTTCCCATTTATTTTCCTCGTTACCTCTTAAGTAAGAAATATCTTTAGACTCGTCTAACCTCCTTGGCTTTGCTCGCTCATACCTCCATATTTGCATTCTCcttcgaatctcgatcgaaacatctcttgtatcgtctcgattggagttaccaatgaaattttacgataaaaaaatcacaaagatTTGTTTTCTCGCATAGATTcaaattaatcgtataaaacggtaAAAGTTAATTTAACGTCTTAGctgcctcaactatacgattacgttgaaccttttttataaaaattgacgtcGTTTCTAAGGaaaagataacagtcaagttcggaagataaatgtcaagtttcaaaggataaacaccaatatcgaaaatggcgaacatacacgagaagaggaatgggaaataagcaagcaaaactgcatcttcgagagaactaaggtatttccgacttgaaatttttgaaatcagacttggaattttcgtaggaaattactaagaaataaaaacgcctttgagactaccatagaactttagggaacgtaaagcctaggtggatagtctagcgaactaagtcttaggcgatttttcctgtctcgatatatcgttccataactgttcagccaaatcttgcaaaccgatctaaactctcataaaatcgagaaacgatcgccacgcatatcaagctcgcttcctaaagagagagaaaaaactagagacacgaacgtcgtcttaaaatcgattcgtttctagcaattttctcggaactgacatattccaagtcgtcaacgtggaaacaaccaaatcaaagtccaagcgtcgtctttaaatcgtcccgaattatccatcattccaaacctcagaagaagaaacgtacacaacccttcaaagtatcggttcaaccgttttctttcgtaaaaaaaggGGAGTAGGCAcctatactatactcgtatacttcCAAATTTCAAGAAAACGATTTCGTCAAGGCAAATCATGCATACAGAAaacctgtaccaatatcaaactgaaactcgacgattagccaaagtattgaagccctttACGGCTTTAGAAAGCcagttttgtttaaaattttcagtttccgttgtaccaagtgagtcacggaaaagcatcgaaagcAATTGCGACCAAAAAACTCtagaatagatgtagcatcgtgcacattaaaaggaatactttcctcccgatggttggctagatccacctctggttgaccaattcgttccagaaacgaatgtgtcatgagaatcctctcaaaaaacctatgaaaaacgttctgcgactagatcgtaatgaaataaacattggtaacactccatgagtaactccaagcaactttcacctaagatcga
The nucleotide sequence above comes from Brassica napus cultivar Da-Ae chromosome A9, Da-Ae, whole genome shotgun sequence. Encoded proteins:
- the LOC106360968 gene encoding uncharacterized protein LOC106360968 gives rise to the protein MGKHRKRDAHSDDETASSSSCSSYSSDDSDSSSRKRRRKQKERRRSNDGSYEREKRRKREKRKKMERKRKDRKKRTKKKRDYESQSGSDSDSMSDQESSRDDPETVVKEMLIEFPNVGNDLKQLLKMIDDGQAVDIKGISEIALKKRLKKLFLSLKLKERGDRVFLLPPGASPSLDMVGHLIKAGEEQVDDSAPLNNTEAATSTVAGGADKGLADENTLGVDDVTGPKKRVIGPAMPSAELLAAAAKLTEAQAELREAELEEDSAYFIGPAPPAVVAEVASSNEAERFEEVTRIMEAEADSPYDVLGVNHNMAADNMKKRYWKLSLLVHPDKCSHPQAQEAFVLLNKAFKELQDPEKRKAMDDKIKLKEEQEAFKAELRSMQEAAQWRRSQGISMEGDEELLAATEVKPVPKRDEWMTTLPPERKTGVPVQQSTTTFSRNAREGRGDTTAWTDTPMDKAERAKMNYLEAYNKANALASNEEVNMKRSLDADLVDKYNKEKRSKSLVEKHREESTSSSSSRLKKKKKLSSSSSKEKNEDEWVGKHPWKPWDRENDLTAGRQKVKLDAEGMAEGLASKFSSGNFQRSFL